A window of Streptomyces sp. NBC_01689 genomic DNA:
CCCGGCGACGGCGGTACCGCAGACGGGCCGCGCGGACCTGCCGGTCGTAGGCGCCCGAGGTGAGGAACTCGGCCAGGGTCAGCTGGTCCAGCACCCCGCAGGACCACTCCGCCTCGCCCTTCGCCGCGACCACCTCCGGCGCGATCGACGGCGGCAGCACCAGCCAGCCCAGCCGCAGCCCCGGTGCCAGGGACTTGCTGACCGTGCCCAGATGGACCACGTGGTCGGGGTCGAGGCCCTGGAGCGCGCCGACCGGCTGGCGGTCGTAGCGGAACTCCCCGTCGTAGTCGTCCTCCAGGATCAGCCCGTCGCGGCGCCGCGCCCAGTCCACCACCGCGGCCCGCCGTTCGGGGTCCAGGGGCAGCCCCATCGGGAACTGGTGGGCGGGGGTCAGCAGCACCGCCCGTGTCCCGGCGAGGTCACCGGCCGTCAACTCCTCGGTGCGCACGCCCCGTTCGTCGAAGCCGAGCGGCAGCGTCCGCAGGCCGGCGCGTTCCACCAGGTCCCTGTGCACGTCCAGCCCGTACGGCTCGACGGCCAGCGTCCGGGCTCCCCGCGCGCGCAGCACCTGGCCGAGCAGCCTCAGCCCGTGCGCGAACCCGGAGCAGATCACGATGTGTTCCGGGTCGGCGCGGACTCCGCGGGCCCGCGCCAGATAGCCCGCCAGGGCGGTGCGCAGTTCCACCCGGCCCCGCGGGTCGCCGTAGCCGAGGGCTTCGTGCGGTGCCGCCGCGAGCGCCCGGCGGGAGGCCTTCAGCCAGGCCGCGCGCGGGAAGAAGGACAGGTCGGGGGTGCCG
This region includes:
- the pdxR gene encoding MocR-like pyridoxine biosynthesis transcription factor PdxR, encoding MAESWATFGIDLHVEPTGSGVRKGLTDALREAVRGGRLAPGTRLPSSRSLAADLGIARNTVADAYTDLVAEGWLTARQGSGTSVAERPVPVPSAVPEPDRTRSRPAYDLSPGTPDLSFFPRAAWLKASRRALAAAPHEALGYGDPRGRVELRTALAGYLARARGVRADPEHIVICSGFAHGLRLLGQVLRARGARTLAVEPYGLDVHRDLVERAGLRTLPLGFDERGVRTEELTAGDLAGTRAVLLTPAHQFPMGLPLDPERRAAVVDWARRRDGLILEDDYDGEFRYDRQPVGALQGLDPDHVVHLGTVSKSLAPGLRLGWLVLPPSIAPEVVAAKGEAEWSCGVLDQLTLAEFLTSGAYDRQVRAARLRYRRRRDALVAEVATRAPEVRATGIAAGLHVVLRLPPGTERAALRAAAWHGLAVHGLDRYRHPDWTERRTDALVVGYGTPPDHAWSGALDALCAALASVGG